In Leishmania braziliensis MHOM/BR/75/M2904 complete genome, chromosome 18, the following proteins share a genomic window:
- a CDS encoding putative 5-oxoprolinase encodes MSITVTAGVKRYPSFRFAIDRGGTFTDIIAHVAQADGTVTQEVTKLLSVDPQHYSDAPSEGIRRILRKYLPDTVAVTGPVDASHLEEVRMGTTVATNALLEHNGERCAMVLTEGFEDILTIRDQARPHLFALNIVKARALPEQVMTAKERIRPVSLKEQSAYASQAVWPSTWVRCGESFVIDVLQPLHTDDIRQKLQAAYDAGIRSVAVCLLHSYAYARHEQQVKQIAQEVGFPSISLSSELMALIKYVPRSTTASVDAYLSPLILNYIASFKANFVHNLAGVQLYFIQSDGGLTSAETFYGYRAVLSGPAGGVVGYAHTCAEDLGATVQAVGFDMGGTSTDVSRCEGPIVHHTVEAEIAGTPVQAPQVQVHTVAAGGGSLLRWENGMFHVGPASAGAHPGPACYGKGGPLTVTDANLVLGHLHPDYFPKVFGPNADQPLDKEASVKLFKALAEEIACDSSAKYTDPAMSVEELAFAFVLVANEAMCRPIRNITEASGYRCAEHALAVFGGAGGQHACAMARSLGMNKIYVHRLASILSAVGTSVTDVVEERMASVRLDLGAEGLTPVLEQQFGELIASATAQLHRLGFEDDHIITERFLSMQYENTNTSLMIAEDNPQEVAAPVVLSTDKFKRLYLAQYQQQYGFVLSGARRIIIDGVRIRARGTVYSRSEREAQAASAATATQKQHQQPPYTTRPKKVPPQPVSMTRSYFASGWEEIPVYHVDPANGPLRGPALLIMSGTSVLLEHESTAYTNDRGNVIIHTAQVVEQFTTELNPLPLSIFSHRFMSIAEQMGNALQRTSISTNIKERLDFSCAIFDPDGNLVANAPHIPVHLGAMGAAVRWQRDHYGSEWKEGDVMLTNHPACGGSHLPDITVISAFFQEGKIMFYVASRGHHADVGGTTPGSMPPFSKTLTEEGAAIKTLKLVQQGTFNEDGIREALLAPGKLPGMSGCRTIEDSISDLRAQVAANNRGIQLLQSLIESYTLEVVQAYMRHIQATAELAARRVLQRIAREYGKAGDSSSAGMDLVTLQATDYMDDGTPICLRISIQPNSGEATFDFTGSGSQVMNSTNCPTAVVHSSIIYCIRCLVDSDIPLNQGCMKPITVVVPPNSILSPDEDLPVVAGNVTTSQRVTDVVLMALRAVANSHGCMNNFTLGSSDFAYYETICGGSGAGPTFAGTSAVHTNMTNTRLTDPEIFEARYPVLLRTFRIRRNSGGAGRHRGGDGVVRSVLALRDMIAVVLTERRVLAPKGLFGGGSGERGLNMLYVPVPPSGTAPPGVPAWKNAQDMLHDEERGPWMREEQTTLYHPRNIGGKNVVDVKMGDIITLFTAGGGGCYAESAS; translated from the coding sequence ATGTCGATCACAGTCACAGCTGGGGTGAAGCGGTACCCCTCCTTCCGCTTCGCCATCGATCGTGGCGGGACGTTCACCGACATTATTGCCCACGTCGCTCAGGCAGACGGCACAGTGACTCAGGAAGTCACAAAACTGCTTTCTGTAGACCCACAGCACTATTCCGATGCCCCAAGCGAAGGCATTCGCCGCATTCTGCGCAAGTACCTTCCCGACACGGTGGCCGTCACCGGCCCGGTAGATGCGTCGCACCTTGAAGAGGTCCGCATGGGCACAACCGTCGCGACAAACGCGCTGCTAGAACACAATGGCGAGCGCTGCGCAATGGTGCTGACGGAAGGCTTCGAGGACATCCTCACCATTCGCGACCAGGCGCGGCCGCACCTGTTTGCGCTGAACATCGTGAAGGCCCGGGCGCTCCCGGAGCAAGTGATGACTGCAAAGGAGCGCATTCGCCCAGTGTCACTCAAGGAGCAATCCGCGTACGCGTCGCAGGCGGTGTGGCCCTCGACGTGGGTACGCTGTGGGGAGAGCTTTGTGATCgatgtgctgcagccgctgcacacCGACGACATCCGGCAGAAGCTGCAGGCAGCCTACgacgccggcatccgcagcgtgGCTGTGTGTCTTCTCCACTCGTACGCCTATGCcaggcacgagcagcagGTCAAGCAGATTGCGCAGGAGGTCGGCTTCCCTTCCATTTCGCTGTCCAGTGAGCTGATGGCACTCATCAAGTACGTGCCACGCTCCACCACAGCCTCCGTGGACGCCTACCTGAGCCCGCTCATTCTCAACTATATTGCCTCCTTCAAGGCGAATTTCGTACACAACCTGGCCGGTGTGCAGCTGTACTTTATCCAGAGCGACGGCGGGCTGACGAGTGCCGAAACCTTCTACGGCTACCGTGCTGTCCTTAGCGGCCCGGCTGGTGGCGTCGTGGGGTACGCCCACACCTGCGCCGAAGACTTGGGCGCCACCGTGCAGGCCGTGGGCTTTGacatgggtggcacaagcACTGACGTCTCAAGGTGCGAAGGGCCCATAGTGCACCACACCGTTGAGGCTGAGATTGCTGGTACACCCGTCCAGGCTCCGCAAGTTCAAGTGCACACCGTCGCCGCAGGCGGCGGGTCGCTGCTTCGGTGGGAAAACGGGATGTTCCACGTGGGTCCCGCCTCTGCCGGTGCGCACCCGGGTCCCGCCTGCTACGGCAAGGGCGGTCCGCTGACAGTGACAGATGCAAATCTGGTGCTGGGTCACCTGCACCCCGACTACTTCCCCAAGGTGTTTGGCCCCAACGCTGACCAGCCGCTGGACAAGGAGGCCTCTGTGAAGCTGTTCAAGGCCCTGGCGGAGGAGATCGcatgcgacagcagcgccaagtACACTGACCCCGCTATGTCGGTCGAGGAGCTCGCCTTTGCGTTTGTCCTCGTGGCGAACGAGGCGATGTGCCGCCCCATTCGCAACATCACCGAGGCCAGCGGCTACCGCTGCGCCGAGCACGCGCTGGCGGTCTTTGGTGGTGCCGGCGGCCAACACGCGTGCGCCATGGCCCGCTCATTAGGCATGAACAAGATCTACGTGCATCGCCTCGCCTCCATCCTGAGTGCGGTAGGGACGAGTGTGACAGATGTCGTGGAGGAGCGCATGGCGAGCGTGCGACTGGACCTCGGTGCGGAGGGGCTAACCCCCGTGTTGGAGCAGCAGTTCGGCGAGCTCATTGCCTCCGCCACGGCTCAGTTGCATCGGCTTGGCTTCGAAGACGATCATATTATCACCGAGCGCTTCCTGAGCATGCAGTACGAGAACACCAACACAAGCCTGATGATCGCGGAGGACAATCCCCAGGAGGTGGCCGCGCCAGTCGTCTTAAGCACTGACAAGTTCAAGCGCCTCTACCTGGCGCAATATCAGCAGCAGTACGGCTTTGTACTGAGCGGCGCCCGTCGCATCATCATCGATGGTGTGCGCATCCGTGCCCGGGGAACAGTGTACAGTCGATCTGAGCGTGAGGCACAGGCGGCAAGCGCGGCGACTGCCACACagaagcagcaccagcaaccTCCGTACACGACTCGGCCAAAGAAGGTGCCACCACAGCCGGTGTCCATGACGCGCAGCTACTTTGCCTCTGGCTGGGAAGAAATTCCTGTCTACCACGTCGACCCCGCCAACGGCCCTCTCCGTGGCCCTGCGCTGCTCATCATGAGCGGCACAagcgtgctgctggagcacgAGTCCACGGCGTACACAAACGACAGAGGCAACGTTATCATCCACACGGCGCAGGTAGTGGAGCAGTTCACAACGGAGCTGaacccgctgccgctctccaTCTTCTCCCACCGATTCATGTCGATAGCAGAGCAAATGGGcaatgcgctgcagcggacgAGCATCTCGACCAACATCAAAGAGCGCCTGGACTTCAGCTGCGCCATCTTCGACCCAGACGGTAATCTCGTCGCTAATGCGCCGCACATCCCTGTGCACCTCGGAGCTATGGGGGCCGCGGTGCGCTGGCAGCGGGACCACTACGGATCGGAGTGGAAGGAGGGCGACGTCATGCTGACGAACCACCCCGCCTGCGGCGGTAGCCACCTGCCCGACATCACCGTCATCTCCGCGTTCTTCCAGGAAGGCAAGATCATGTTCTACGTTGCCTCACGTGGCCACCACGCCGACGTGGGCGGTACGACGCCGGGTTCCATGCCACCCTTCTCGAAGACACTCActgaggagggggcggccATCAAGACGCTGAAGCTAGTCCAGCAAGGCACCTTCAACGAGGACGGCATCCGCGAAGCCCTACTCGCCCCCGGGAAGCTGCCGGGCATGTCCGGGTGCCGCACCATCGAGGACAGCATCTCTGACCTCCGTGCGCAGGTGGCCGCCAACAACCGCGGCATCCAGTTACTGCAGAGCTTGATCGAGTCCTACACGCtagaggtggtgcaggcgtACATGAGGCACATCCAGGCCACCGCCGAGCTCGCCGCGCGcagggtgctgcagcgcatcgctcGTGAGTACGGCAAAGCAGGGGACAGCAGTAGCGCGGGCATGGACCTGGTGACGCTACAGGCAACAGACTACATGGATGACGGCACCCCGATCTGCCTGCGCATCTCGATCCAGCCGAACAGCGGCGAAGCCACGTTTGATTTCACCGGTTCCGGAAGCCAAGTGATGAACTCGACTAACTGTCCGACTGCCGTTGTGCACTCCTCCATCATCTACTGCATCCGCTGCCTCGTCGACTCGGACATTCCGCTGAACCAGGGCTGCATGAAGCCGAtcacggtggtggtgccgccaAACTCCATCCTAAGCCCCGACGAGGACCTTCCGGTGGTAGCAGGTAATGTGACAACCAGCCAGCGCGTGACGGATGTAGTGCTCATGGCCCTGCGTGCCGTCGCCAACTCGCACGGCTGCATGAACAACTTCACCCTGGGCTCCAGTGACTTCGCCTATTACGAGACCatctgcggcggcagcggcgccggcccAACCTTCGCCGGCACGTCTGCCGTACACACGAACATGACGAATACCCGGCTCACCGACCCCGAGATCTTCGAGGCGCGCTACCCGGTCTTACTGCGGACCTTCCGCATTCGCCGCAACTCGGGCGGCGcaggccgccaccgcggcggcgacggcgtggTGCGCAGTGTACTTGCGCTGCGTGACATGATCGCGGTAGTGCTGACAGAGCGGCGCGTGTTGGCGCCGAAGGGTCTCtttggtggtggcagcggcgagcgGGGCTTGAACATGTTGTATGTGCCTGTCCCCCCCTCTGGCACAGCCCCCCCTGGCGTGCCTGCGTGGAAGAACGCGCAAGACATGCTGCACGACGAGGAGCGTGGTCCGTGGATGAGGGAGGAGCAAACGACTCTCTACCACCCTCGCAACATCGGCGGCAAAAACGTCGTGGATGTGAAGATGGGCGACATAATCACCCTCTTCActgccggcggtggtgggtgcTACGCCGAGTCCGCGTCGTAG